The genomic stretch catttatggagattctgctctagtgattaaccaggtcaatggagactagaatactcatcagccgcatttgattccttatagagattacactagaaggatcctgactttcttcaagacagtaaagttgtatcatgtaccccgagatgaaaatcaaatggctgatgccttagccacattgtcttccatgattaaagttcattggcagaatcatgtgccacacgttgctgtgaatcgactcgagaggcctgcttatgtgtttgcagccgagtctgttattgatgagaagccgtggttctatgatattaagaatttcctcagaagccaagagtatcctgaaggagcatcaaagaatgacaagaagacactgagaaggctagctggaaacttttacttgaacaaggatgatgtgttgtacaaaaggaactttgacatggttctgctcagatgcgtggttagacacgaagcagacatgttaatgcaggaagtacacgaggaatctttcggtacccatgctagtggtcatgcaatggccaagaagttgttaagagccggctattactggataaccatggaatctgattgctTCAAATACactcggaagtgccacaaatgtcagatctatgcagataaagtgcatgtaccaccaaaccctctgaatattgtgaattctccttggccattcgcgatgtggggcatcgatatgattggaaagattgaacctactacttctaatggacatcatttcatcctagtcgcgattgattactttaccaaatgggtggaaacagcttcctatgccaatgttaccagacaagtggttgctcgattcattaagaaagaaattatatgtcgttatggggttcctgagagaatcatcactgataatggttcgaatctcaataacaagatgatgaaagagctttgcaaaaactttaagatcgaacaccacaattcttctccttacagaccaaagatgaatggtgctgtagaggcggcaaacaagaacattaagaagattgtgcaaaagatggttgtgacgtacaaggattggcatgagatgttgcctttagctttgcatgggtatcgtacctcagtgcgtacgtcaaccggggcaactccattttcacttgtgtatggcatggaggcagtcttgccagtagcagttgaaatcccttctttgagggtgatgatggatgtaaaacttgacgaggctgagtgggttcaagccaggtttgatgagttaaatttaattgaggaaaagcgattagcagccgtgtgccatggacaactatatcaaagaaggatgaagaaggtcttggatcagaaagtgcgtcctcgaagctatcagataggtgacttagttttgaagaggatccttcctcccagtacagataacaggggcaagtagactccgaattatgaaggtccatatgttgttaaaaaggtcttttctggtggagccttgatgcttacaactatggatggtgaagattttccatctcctgtgaattcagatgtagtcaaaaaatacttcgcataaactgacccgctggacaaagaaagaaagtccaggcaaaaaagggcatcccgacgaaccaagagaaaaagaaaagaaaaaggttcgggcaaaagttagggataaagagtaaaaataatatgtacacccggtaagtcgaaaacctgcaaaggcggcttaggaaaaaatgggtatcccggtcgattgaaaacctgaaaaggcggtccaagcaaaagagggattaaagcgaagactacagtctgagttatctgtacttcatcgcgtttcagtgtctaccatcttgaaggatatgatcggtccaatcactcttctcagaaagcaaagaatttgggggaaagtgaagatctatgagtcataacagaattggaaaatagtggaatgtcgtgttcacattgccaataggatagtttattttctcttttggcgcaattacctcttcctaggtattgcttcctgatgtatttgcctttataggccattttcaatcaataaaagtcgttattcagtcaaatgactctcttgttttttattttttttgttttgtttgcaaaaaaaagaaaaaaagaaaaacgtccgaattttttataaacattgcatctaaaaaacatgaaggctagacaatgacgtgcggaaagataaaacgtctgaaaatcattttgaatgttgagtacacttgagtatatcttgtccatacgatcccctggggcatgtatgtctggccgttttgcaggttactatctttgattgatggctaaggaagatgagccaaagtttgttcgaaggaagaccctgttgtttcaacactgttCAGTCGggtaagaagttgggtcgtctaagtcgagttcagaactcgtttccccagcatggtcgagaggttggtgttttcccaacaagtgactccccaattgagttggtttctctaccgttccgagaatgtcagatcagcaagtatcctcagcagaattgttgtatgtccccacagagttggtAGATCAAATTAGAATTGTatgctcagtaaagtgatcatttgctttcccagcaggagtttttttctccctttgcatcttgcatgtagtaatcatcatttgcattcgcattctcaaatcgcgtagcatttccattcagtatggagcattacgccatggaaaactcaaacatatgcatacatgcATTAAATCAGATTGGATCGTATCCCCGGAAGAGATagatcatttttcaacatcagtgtagcacatttgcagcagttgctcttggcaacattcagaatcgataatcccagtgagatttattttcccaCCAATCCGTGAAAGGATAGCTTGATTCTCTCCCCAGTGtagtcaccagtaagtgtctTCCTTATTTTGACATCTGTAaatgtcatccttgcgataccggtaagtgtcgtgctaatccccgtaaatgtctgtgcttttctttgatgtcgacgaacatcatctttcgatgtcggtaaacgtcgaattcccatcgttggccatcagtaaatggcatgtctctcatggtgtctacaaaaaaaAATCGTTatgtcaacacccgtgtgtgtccttccctttttggtgtcggtaaacatcatcgttcAGATGTCGGTAACCATaagccgcttgttaaccatcggtaaatggttttgtcgtttaagatTCCTCAGCATATTCGAGgtccgtaaatatcgagtatttcattgtcgccatcggtaaatggtttcgtttcataaatgtattctttccttggtgtctgtaaacatctttgttcgatgtcggtaaacatcgagttccttcccagtcatcggtaaatgtctggtcttgtttcacttataaacatctttattcgatgtcggtaaacatcgagttccttcccattcatcggtaaatgtctggtcttgtttcacttgctcctccccagtgaagccgccatcagtaaatggcctcgctttctttgatatcggtaaatatcaatttgttttgaagccgccatcggtaaatggcctcgctttctttgatatcggtaaatatcaatttgttttgaagccgccatcggtaaatggcctcgctttctttgatatcagtaaatatcaaTTTGTTTTGAAGTCGCCATCGGTAAGTGGCCTCtctttctttgatatcggtaaatatcaatttgTTTTGAaaccgccatcggtaaatggcctcgctttctttgatatcggtaaatatcaatttattttgaagccgccatcggtaaatggcctcgctttctttgatatcggtaaatatcaaatttgttttgaagccgccattgataaatggcctcgctttctttgattcatcacctacagagtgcaaattctccggttcttttggtattcaatccctatttaccttgaaagtctgatagccgctgctttcatccgttcaggttcacagttgattgaatagaggcagctgtagcacctcaaatttgccctccttattcatgcattcatttttaggtcatttaacatttcatattgcatttcatcatgtcaatcagaattagatccaagaagcttgaatatcacCCAAGACACTTTGTGGTTTCTATCTGGGTGAgcagtcaacacaagggaatgacttgagttacttccaacatgttcaaatggggtctattcatcattcgacatactactcttgaaggaacaaaggtccagcgcacaggttacaaatttggaaagatgacttgaactgtcatgctcgctaggggagcagaatggttcgcctagcgagtcaccagagtctgaactgtcatgctcgctaggcgagcagattcttcgctaggcgaagcctacgcattttgaaaaaaaaaataacataaaGGATTTTGGACTTGGACTCTCTCATTTGAGtccacaaagccacgaaaatcagagtataaattctgaaaatttcattgagccaaaccctattctattcctattaccctagaagaaaaaaggagagagattctaactaattcagagcagcctccagagactgaagggaactcatctgcaaagaacccattccatctcatataagccCTAAGATTGTTCTACAAACCCAGccgtgcaattcaatttcattcgatctctccaatcaggtttgccttattcccattactttacgcTTTCAATCTGAAATTTCTGAAGCATGAGGTATTATGGTTGAATCCGGGAGAGTGGGTATagttaggttttgcatgtgggtttagatgtgtaTGAATGTGGAGAAaaataccttgaatgtttaatcacttcgtttctgagatggataccatagggtttggggtttctgaaatcggATTGTTATCAATAGagaatccagaacccgcaggcattcgctagcccatcgctaggcgagcctgcagtGAAGCTTCGCTAAACGAGACAGTAGCGATCGTGACAGtagttgttttttttttgtttgctCTCTAATATGTTCCGTGTTTGTTATATTGCATCCGGGTACATGTTTTAatatgtatgtcatgtcttgatgtgtggatccttaccccctgactttgagttttgatacccttttgatgcatttgtttgacaagaggtttaggcctcctatccttggttgctttttgtgagctttatgtgaactttaatggcatgattcatgtggttacattctgatttggtgcaactcttgattgcaccccatcttgttattctaacctgtttgttgagtttttgtgagggctcacatgactcttgaagagatagcttgcttggtattccactttatttgtgggataccagctggagatttattccgattaccttGCTGACctgttttctttgatggtgccagcttgagagatcaccgggtttcttgcttctttagttgttattacttcggatttttatccatgtggtagatctcttgatccctttatccttcccgcattttaccgctttcttaggtggaagacctcgataggaggcgatgtttttgtgtgtgtttaattttgtgcccaaagacctcctagaagaggcaccagtgctaaagacctccacaAAGAGGtaattgacagataaaagggattagtagtcaatcccccgttattcagtatgtcgttctttatgctcgcactacgtgtcgatgcttcagaacaaaagcctaagatcttttgtccggtcagaCAGTGGAGAGGATTCCccctttctgaatccccactttttgtcatgagctcacgctgtccagggttaagagctacgaggtcttatcctcattacccttttgatctgctcaccctgacgttcagtgttagtggttaagagcccatttgattacctttccatggcttgtttgtcgaggttgacatgacccctcttgactaaagccctacccatgtatgtttgagcccccttgttggtgtggttactttatgcatgtttgttttgtatggtgtgatcgtctccccatagggttgctaggcttcgtatagtctctcgcTTGCAGGTCAATTAtggtagcacggttccttcgtctaggacttccttttttgcatgagcattcctaaaacaaataaactcattgatttttcttctcctaagaacacgttaactccttctactacagacaaataagtctccaaaggtcgagcatccggtagattgcatagtaacgtcgttcatctaaaacataaaacaaacaaaaataggttagccgaactatggcttgctctgattctcattccagatgagatacgtaggcataagacgcgatgtcttagcgagcacactcctctttaacccgtaggtagccgagctacgaagactctgattctcatgttcagatgagatacgtatgcggtggatgcgacgtccgtgcgagtcattttattttgacccctcttttagtaaacagtacattagataaacccacaccctttagaaAAGAACcacaagagtggatcccgtagagtactacggatgcgtaggggtgctaataccttcccttcgcataatcgactcccgaacccaagatttggttgcgagaccttgtcttttcctttcctttttccaggtttacttcgagcgtttccttccctcctttgggataaataacgcacggtagcgactcttctgtcatttctttcgCCGGCTGTTTTTTTTGCATTCCcttttttaggctgcgacaggGTGCCCCAGTGTTGAACTCACATCGTACATTTGCGTTGTAGCCTGGTGGGAGTGGGAACGGCGGAGGCCTGGCTTCCCTGAGCTTGATAATATGGGGTTCGGTAAGCTTTACCCTTCCCCTTGGAGGTTGATGCAGCGTTGGTCTCTCCCTCTTTTTTCTTGGGAAACCTACTATAAGGTTTCTTCGCCCCATTGGCAACATTAGCAAGGCTCGGGATTTTTCCAGCCTTTACACCGCTCTTAATCCTTTCGCCAGCAATGACCAGATCAGAGAACCCAGCCGATGTACTCCCTACCAGCTTCTCATAGTAGGGCCCCTGAAGTGTCCCCATGAACATATCAACCGGTTCCTTCTCAAGCATAGGTGGCTGGACCCTAGCAGCTAGGTCCCTCCAACGCTGTTCGTATTCTTTGAAGGATTCTTTAGATTTCTGAGCCAAGCTCTGAAGTTGCGTCCTATTTGGCGCCATGTCAGTGTTATACTGGTAGTGCTTCAAGAAAGCTTCATCTAACTCTCTCCAAGAACGCACATGCGAGCGTTCAAGCTGCATGTTCCATTCGAGGGATGCTCTGCTAAGATTGTCTTGAAAGAGATGTATCAGTAATTTTTCATCGCCCGAATAAGCAGCCATTTTCCTGCAGTAAGACCTGACATGGGTCTTGGGGCAGGTATTTCCTTGATATTTCTCGAAGGTGGGTACTTTGAACTTATCTGGGATCTTGATCCATAGGACTAAGCACATATCTGCAGCCTCCAGCCCGAAGGTGTTAGGGCCCTCAATGGCTCTGACTCTTTCGTCCATCATCTTGAGTTTCCTTTCAAGCTCATTCTGTGGTGGCCCGAAAGGTTCGTACACTGACTCGTTCCTATGCATGAAGAAGTCTCTGTCGTGGTCCTCTGTACCAGCTTGGGAACCCCCATGGATAGGGACATGGTAAGTGTTAGCAACATTTGGATTGTTAGGCATCCCTTCTACATGGGTTTGATTGGCGATCGGGACCCCATTCCCTATGATGGGATTAGCAGCGTTCATGTTGACATTGGCCCCTGGGTTAGCCTGACGATTCTCTTCTTGTCGATGGATGACGTTCTGCATGATGTCCATGAGTTGCCCTAGTTGGGCCCTCACTAGATCCATCTCCTTTTGCATGGCAGTCTGGTTTTGCTCAATCCTTTCCATAGCTATCTTTTGCTTAGCTCGGGTGTTGTAGAAGTAGGAAGTCAGCTTGACGACGAGAGGTACTGAATGAAAAGCCAAAATGATGGTGAGACCAACTGGATATATTATGAAATGCATGGATAAATGATTGATGCATGATGCATGTTCGTTCATTTTTTTTATTCTCGGGGAAACCTTATATGATTCGTGATGCGACAGTAAAGCATTATAGAATAGACGTAAAAGGTTGGAATACCGACTTCACTCAAATCAAGCAACTTTATTCATGAATTTGATATTACAATTACAAAAGCATCAAGTAAAGTAATTCAAAACGTGGAAAAGAAAACATGGATCTATGCTCAAATGACGCGTTTTGCTTTTCGGTCCTTCATCTCCTTCAACTCAACTttgaaccttttcatcatttggTCACAAAGGTAAAGGAATTCGAGTATGGAGTGGGGAGTGGTCTTCTCATCAGCGTCCTCTAGGGCATCCTGTAGCTTCCAAGGAACTTCTTGGGTCAATTCATTGCAGAACCTTGCCAAGAAATCATACTTGGCTCGGTATAGAGCGGCTGCAGGTTGCAGCAAGTTGATAGATCCAGCATAGGTGTCGAGAAGGCTATTCATCTTAGTCTTTTCCTTGAGCCAACCCAAACTCTCATTCTTCAAAGAAGAAAAACGGCCTTTCCAGTGTTCGACACTTGCGATGGCAATCTCAACCTGGCGACACTTCTCCTTTCACATTTGAGGGGTAACATAAGAAACCCTTATTGCCTCCTCTTTGAGGTGACGTTCCACATCTATCTTGGCCTTGGCCTCGCAGAGGGCAAGCTTGAGATCCTGAATCTCCAGGTCAGACGCA from Lathyrus oleraceus cultivar Zhongwan6 chromosome 7, CAAS_Psat_ZW6_1.0, whole genome shotgun sequence encodes the following:
- the LOC127104124 gene encoding uncharacterized protein LOC127104124; the encoded protein is MHFIIYPVGLTIILAFHSVPLVVKLTSYFYNTRAKQKIAMERIEQNQTAMQKEMDLVRAQLGQLMDIMQNVIHRQEENRQANPGANVNMNAANPIIGNGVPIANQTHVEGMPNNPNVANTYHVPIHGGSQAGTEDHDRDFFMHRNESVYEPFGPPQNELERKLKMMDERVRAIEGPNTFGLEAADMCLVLWIKIPDKFKVPTFEKYQGNTCPKTHVRSYCRKMAAYSGDEKLLIHLFQDNLSRASLEWNMQLERSHVRSWRELDEAFLKHYQYNTDMAPNRTQLQSLAQKSKESFKEYEQRWRDLAARVQPPMLEKEPVDMFMGTLQGPYYEKLVGSTSAGFSDLVIAGERIKSGVKAGKIPSLANVANGAKKPYSRFPKKKEGETNAASTSKGKGKAYRTPYYQAQGSQASAVPTPTRLQRKCTM